A single window of Methanosphaera sp. DNA harbors:
- a CDS encoding aminodeoxychorismate/anthranilate synthase component II, whose protein sequence is MILIIDNYDSFTYNLYQLVGKYTDDIKVIRNDKTTINEIEKLNPTHIIISPGPGNPENEEDFGICHEILDEFKMTPILGVCLGHQGIYSHYGGCIHKLKPVHGKKDTIIHDESKLFKDIPDEFEVVRYHSLVCEKENIPDDIKVTSYNKDGIIMAIEHVKYPTYGIQFHPESISSSYGDEIIRNFLDIK, encoded by the coding sequence ATGATACTAATAATAGACAACTACGACTCATTTACATACAACCTATATCAGTTAGTTGGAAAATATACAGATGACATCAAAGTAATACGTAACGATAAAACAACAATTAATGAAATAGAAAAACTTAACCCAACACACATAATAATATCACCAGGACCAGGAAATCCAGAAAATGAGGAAGACTTTGGAATATGTCATGAAATACTAGATGAATTTAAAATGACACCAATACTTGGAGTATGTCTTGGACACCAGGGAATATATTCACACTATGGTGGATGTATACATAAACTAAAACCTGTACATGGAAAAAAAGATACAATAATTCATGATGAATCAAAACTATTTAAAGATATACCAGATGAATTTGAAGTAGTACGATACCATTCACTAGTATGTGAAAAAGAAAACATACCAGATGACATAAAAGTAACAAGCTACAACAAAGATGGAATAATCATGGCAATAGAACATGTGAAATATCCAACATATGGAATACAATTCCATCCAGAATCAATATCAAGTAGCTATGGTGATGAAATAATAAGAAACTTCCTAGATATAAAATAG
- a CDS encoding phosphoribosylanthranilate isomerase yields MTLEVKVCGITRSNDIEKIQKLDVDHIGFINIERSKRNVTLDEICSLKYDLIDKTMAVLVVEPENPYEAIMKTSFTKIGNIQLHSLNCSDLKFISWFNQYYSPNGLNITKVVPITGKLTDAKIHEIVNTSLCANNILFDYEKDGLSGGTNTQIPIDTAVKASKLVKQNYPTTKTTLAGGINLEYLEEIYDKLHYFDRIDINSGVEDAPGCKNIGEIKKILKLTNEFNN; encoded by the coding sequence ATGACTCTTGAGGTAAAAGTATGTGGAATAACACGAAGTAATGATATTGAAAAGATTCAAAAACTAGATGTTGACCATATAGGCTTTATAAATATTGAAAGATCAAAAAGAAACGTAACACTTGATGAAATATGTTCTCTTAAATATGACTTAATTGATAAAACAATGGCAGTACTTGTTGTTGAACCAGAAAATCCATATGAGGCAATAATGAAAACAAGTTTTACAAAAATAGGAAATATACAACTACATTCACTTAACTGTTCAGATCTTAAATTTATCTCATGGTTTAATCAATACTACAGTCCTAATGGACTAAATATTACAAAAGTTGTACCAATAACTGGAAAACTTACAGATGCAAAGATACATGAAATTGTTAACACATCACTATGTGCAAATAACATCCTATTTGACTATGAAAAAGATGGACTTAGTGGTGGAACAAACACACAAATTCCAATAGATACAGCAGTAAAGGCATCAAAACTTGTTAAGCAAAACTATCCAACAACAAAAACCACACTTGCAGGTGGAATAAATCTAGAATATCTTGAAGAGATTTATGATAAACTACACTACTTTGATAGAATTGATATTAACAGTGGAGTAGAAGATGCTCCAGGATGTAAAAATATAGGCGAAATTAAAAAGATTTTAAAACTAACAAATGAATTTAACAACTAA
- a CDS encoding indole-3-glycerol-phosphate synthase — protein sequence MTVVSEIVKNKKIQVAKDKEKKSSNIIKKIATDIASTRSENFRFQEKLKDKTSTKLISEFKPASPSKGDISSLSIENVIGIYDEYDADMISILTEESFFKGSIDNLSRAVGLTDKPILRKDFFIDEYMIYQAVAHGASAVLLINGVCPDMEGYLNLCADLGVDAIVECHTKQDLDDVIDLDPKIIGVNNRNFTDLSIDLNTTKQLAKYIPNYMISESGVRSTDDAKLLKSYGADALLIGTAILESNSEDKIGRFIKQLKETLKN from the coding sequence ATGACTGTTGTAAGTGAAATTGTAAAAAATAAGAAAATACAAGTTGCAAAAGATAAAGAAAAAAAATCATCAAATATAATAAAAAAAATTGCAACAGATATTGCATCAACAAGATCAGAAAATTTCAGATTCCAGGAAAAACTTAAAGATAAAACATCAACCAAACTCATATCTGAATTTAAACCAGCAAGTCCATCAAAAGGAGATATAAGTTCACTATCAATTGAAAATGTAATTGGAATCTATGATGAATATGATGCTGATATGATATCAATCCTAACTGAGGAAAGCTTCTTTAAAGGAAGTATTGATAATCTTTCACGTGCTGTAGGACTTACAGATAAACCAATACTTAGAAAAGATTTCTTTATTGATGAATACATGATATATCAAGCTGTAGCACATGGAGCATCAGCAGTACTTCTAATTAATGGAGTATGTCCTGACATGGAAGGATATCTTAACTTATGTGCAGATCTAGGAGTTGATGCTATAGTTGAATGTCATACAAAACAGGACTTAGATGATGTTATAGATTTAGATCCAAAAATTATAGGAGTAAATAATCGTAACTTTACAGATTTAAGTATTGATCTTAACACAACAAAACAACTTGCAAAGTATATTCCAAACTACATGATATCAGAAAGTGGAGTAAGATCAACAGATGATGCAAAACTTCTTAAAAGCTATGGAGCAGATGCACTTCTAATTGGAACAGCAATTCTTGAAAGTAATAGTGAAGATAAAATTGGTAGATTTATAAAACAATTAAAAGAAACACTGAAAAATTAA
- the trpD gene encoding anthranilate phosphoribosyltransferase yields the protein MIHDILDDIIEQKRDLTYDESYECMNDLIGGEYPDSVVAAFLTAMRIKGEIIDEITGLTQSMRDHALQIDYDPADGEYLVESCGTGGDTLKTFNVSTTASIIASAAGAKISKHGNRSVSSKFGGADALEALGVNLELTPDEVANSIEKCNFAFIFAPIYHSATKNVMQIRQQLKTRTIFNLLGPISCPSHVTARITGVYDPDVVEDIAKVSMNLGVKRGMIVHGFDADGNPAMDEISNVGKTKVAFINDGKIDVKYITPEDFGLEYSDAEDITAPDSADEHLEIIKNIISNKVETKSDKARMDLALMNAAAILYVADKVDSLKEGVSVARRCIEDGSAQKQLELIVKYSNC from the coding sequence ATGATTCATGACATACTAGATGATATTATTGAACAAAAACGTGACCTTACATATGATGAATCATATGAATGTATGAACGACCTTATTGGTGGAGAATATCCTGATAGTGTAGTTGCAGCATTTCTCACAGCAATGAGAATTAAAGGAGAAATCATTGATGAAATTACAGGACTTACCCAGTCAATGCGTGATCATGCACTACAAATTGACTATGACCCTGCAGATGGAGAATATCTAGTTGAAAGTTGTGGTACAGGTGGAGATACACTTAAAACATTTAATGTAAGTACAACAGCATCAATTATTGCATCAGCAGCTGGTGCTAAAATATCAAAACATGGAAATCGTAGTGTAAGTAGTAAGTTTGGAGGAGCAGATGCACTTGAAGCACTTGGTGTAAACCTTGAATTAACACCAGATGAGGTTGCAAATTCTATTGAAAAATGTAACTTTGCATTTATCTTTGCTCCAATTTATCATAGTGCAACAAAAAATGTTATGCAGATAAGACAACAACTTAAAACCAGAACAATATTCAACCTACTAGGTCCTATCTCATGTCCTAGTCATGTAACAGCAAGAATTACAGGTGTATATGATCCTGATGTTGTTGAAGATATTGCAAAAGTATCAATGAATCTTGGAGTTAAACGTGGAATGATAGTTCACGGATTTGATGCTGATGGTAATCCTGCAATGGATGAAATATCAAATGTTGGAAAGACAAAAGTTGCATTTATCAATGATGGTAAGATAGATGTTAAATATATTACACCAGAGGATTTTGGACTTGAATATTCAGATGCAGAAGATATCACAGCTCCTGATAGTGCTGATGAACACCTAGAAATTATTAAAAATATTATATCAAATAAAGTTGAAACAAAAAGTGATAAGGCACGTATGGATCTTGCTCTTATGAATGCTGCAGCAATATTATATGTTGCAGATAAGGTTGATTCACTCAAAGAAGGTGTTAGTGTTGCACGTCGTTGTATTGAGGATGGATCTGCACAAAAACAACTTGAATTAATTGTTAAATATTCAAATTGCTAA
- a CDS encoding anthranilate synthase component I family protein: MFQCVLSNPQNLVLKGSKLPFYEHLRKINPSPYMYHIKLNQREIIGSSPEMLMRVENQKVESYPIAGSRPRGCDEKQDKQLEDDLLSDEKELAEHLMLVDLARNDIGKISQMQSVQLEEFYQIRKFSHIQHIVSHVTGKLKDEYDAVDAFMSLFPAGTLSGAPKIRAMEIINKSEKTARGPYGGAVGYFSLNGNADFAITIRTLTTYNEKAEIQAGAGIVYDSVAENEYIETRNKMKALIEALKQSADEVM, encoded by the coding sequence ATCTTCCAATGTGTACTATCAAATCCACAAAACCTAGTACTAAAAGGAAGCAAACTACCATTCTATGAACATCTACGAAAAATCAACCCATCACCATACATGTATCACATAAAACTCAACCAACGTGAAATAATAGGATCAAGTCCAGAGATGCTAATGCGTGTAGAAAACCAGAAAGTAGAATCATATCCAATAGCAGGATCAAGACCAAGAGGATGTGATGAAAAACAAGACAAACAACTTGAAGATGACCTACTATCTGATGAAAAAGAATTAGCAGAACACTTAATGCTAGTAGATCTTGCACGAAATGACATAGGAAAAATAAGTCAAATGCAAAGTGTACAACTAGAAGAATTCTACCAAATCCGTAAATTTTCACACATACAACACATAGTATCACATGTAACAGGAAAACTAAAAGATGAATACGATGCAGTAGATGCATTCATGTCACTATTTCCGGCAGGAACACTTAGTGGAGCTCCAAAAATAAGAGCAATGGAAATCATCAACAAATCAGAAAAAACAGCAAGAGGACCATATGGTGGAGCTGTAGGATACTTCTCACTAAATGGAAATGCAGACTTTGCAATAACAATAAGAACACTAACAACATACAATGAAAAAGCAGAAATCCAGGCAGGAGCAGGAATAGTCTATGACTCAGTAGCAGAAAATGAATACATAGAAACAAGAAACAAGATGAAAGCATTAATTGAAGCATTAAAACAATCAGCAGATGAGGTGATGTAG
- a CDS encoding thermonuclease family protein: protein MKKSMKLPVAIVVLIIALSSLLCVSAWQANTKNYPATTVNIDGSNVTGVCTKVIDGDTIDVQGVGRIRFVCVNTPERGEDGYKEAKEFVKSKCLNKEVTVDVDDQKHYDKYDRILGVVYVDGQNLNQELLKQGYAEIMYMPPSEFNPYGWT, encoded by the coding sequence ATGAAGAAATCTATGAAACTACCAGTAGCAATAGTTGTTCTTATAATTGCTTTAAGTTCACTTCTATGTGTAAGTGCATGGCAGGCAAATACAAAAAACTATCCAGCAACAACAGTAAATATTGATGGATCAAATGTAACAGGAGTATGTACAAAAGTTATAGATGGAGATACAATAGATGTTCAAGGTGTTGGAAGAATAAGATTTGTATGTGTAAATACACCAGAACGTGGAGAAGATGGATATAAGGAAGCTAAAGAATTTGTAAAAAGTAAATGTCTTAATAAAGAAGTAACAGTAGATGTAGATGATCAAAAACATTATGATAAATATGATCGTATCTTAGGTGTTGTATATGTAGATGGTCAAAATCTCAACCAAGAACTTCTAAAACAGGGATATGCAGAGATAATGTATATGCCACCAAGTGAATTTAATCCATATGGATGGACATAG
- a CDS encoding acyltransferase family protein, whose amino-acid sequence MKRIVYVDYLKALGIIGVIIIHLSSKYLTETQFLSPIWIQGVAVESFVRFSIILFVMASGVLLLRKKQTVEDLPRRLKRVLLPYLFWFIIYFIVKMVKVHGISYMLSISNTLNLLITALADPTILSVQFWFVYMIVGVYLVSPIISTWVEHAKRSEIRYFLAIWFALIIISMVEFRFILVEYLNCFMGFVGYFILGHYLHNTKNVYLRSPRVGLLLYLLGVVITLLGFILTSYFAGSNNYTFIKLGDLTLNSALQATGMFIILKNMDYTKVFGRFESSITKLATYLSILSFGIYLSNILLINLFFKFGFYNVAVSPFINVPIFTIITILLCSVMLLILNKIPYLNKITGIT is encoded by the coding sequence ATGAAGAGAATTGTTTATGTTGATTATCTAAAAGCATTAGGAATTATAGGTGTTATAATAATACATCTTTCATCAAAATATCTTACAGAAACACAATTTCTAAGTCCAATATGGATACAAGGTGTTGCTGTTGAATCGTTTGTAAGATTTAGTATTATACTATTTGTAATGGCATCAGGAGTACTTCTTCTGCGTAAAAAACAAACAGTAGAAGATCTACCCCGACGTCTGAAGCGAGTACTGCTTCCATATCTTTTCTGGTTTATAATTTATTTCATAGTTAAGATGGTGAAAGTTCATGGAATAAGTTATATGCTTTCAATAAGCAACACATTAAATCTACTTATCACAGCACTTGCTGATCCTACAATACTATCTGTACAGTTCTGGTTTGTATACATGATAGTTGGAGTATATCTGGTATCTCCAATTATATCAACATGGGTAGAACATGCAAAAAGAAGTGAAATAAGATACTTCCTTGCAATCTGGTTTGCCTTAATTATAATTAGTATGGTGGAATTTAGATTTATATTAGTTGAATATCTTAACTGTTTCATGGGATTTGTAGGATATTTCATACTAGGACACTACCTGCATAATACAAAAAATGTCTACCTTAGAAGTCCAAGAGTAGGATTACTACTATACTTACTTGGTGTTGTAATTACACTACTTGGATTTATACTAACATCATATTTTGCAGGATCAAATAATTATACATTTATAAAACTAGGAGATTTAACACTAAATTCAGCATTGCAGGCAACAGGAATGTTTATAATACTGAAAAATATGGACTATACAAAGGTATTTGGAAGATTTGAAAGTAGTATAACAAAACTTGCAACATATCTTAGTATATTAAGCTTTGGAATATATCTATCAAACATACTGCTAATAAATCTATTTTTCAAATTTGGATTCTATAATGTAGCAGTATCACCATTTATTAATGTTCCAATCTTTACAATTATAACAATACTACTATGTAGTGTAATGCTTTTAATTCTTAATAAAATACCATATTTAAATAAAATAACAGGAATAACATAA
- the trpB gene encoding tryptophan synthase subunit beta, with the protein MMQKGKFGKYGGVFVPELLIPAIEELEQAYYECINNKEFLEEYNEYLREFAGRPTGLYYAANLSEQLGCKIYLKREDMLHTGAHKINNTIGQGLLAKYMGKTKLIAETGAGQHGIATAVIGAKLGLDVKIYMGSKDVERQKLNVFRMELSGAEVVPVDIGSKTLKDSINEAFRDWVANLDTTHYLIGTTMGPHPYPSMVKFFQSVIGTEAREQILEIEGKLPDTVIACVGGGSNSMGIFSGFVDDEDVELIGVEAGGVSVETDENGATLTKGRDGILHGSLSIVLQDEEGQIQDTSSVSAGLDYPGVGPEHAYLKTSGRAKYVPITNDEALDAFQLLCQTEGIIPALESSHAVAYAVKYSKMPENKGKTIIVNLSGRGDKDMFTVAKELGVEI; encoded by the coding sequence ATGATGCAAAAGGGAAAATTTGGTAAATATGGTGGAGTATTTGTACCAGAACTATTAATACCAGCAATTGAAGAATTAGAGCAAGCATACTATGAATGTATAAATAACAAGGAATTTCTTGAAGAATACAATGAATATCTACGTGAATTTGCAGGAAGACCAACAGGACTATACTATGCAGCAAACCTCTCTGAACAACTAGGATGTAAAATATACCTAAAACGTGAAGATATGCTTCATACAGGAGCACATAAAATTAACAACACAATAGGTCAAGGACTTCTTGCAAAATACATGGGAAAAACAAAACTTATTGCAGAAACAGGAGCAGGACAGCATGGAATTGCAACAGCTGTAATTGGTGCAAAACTTGGACTTGATGTTAAAATCTACATGGGATCAAAAGATGTAGAACGTCAAAAACTTAATGTGTTCCGTATGGAATTATCAGGAGCAGAAGTTGTACCTGTAGATATTGGATCAAAAACACTAAAAGATTCAATTAATGAAGCATTCCGTGACTGGGTTGCAAATCTTGACACAACACACTACCTTATAGGTACAACAATGGGACCACATCCATATCCATCAATGGTAAAATTCTTCCAAAGTGTAATAGGAACAGAAGCAAGAGAACAAATACTAGAAATTGAAGGCAAACTTCCAGATACAGTAATTGCATGTGTTGGTGGAGGAAGTAACTCAATGGGAATCTTCAGTGGATTTGTTGATGATGAAGATGTAGAACTTATAGGTGTTGAAGCAGGTGGTGTGAGTGTTGAAACTGATGAAAATGGTGCAACACTAACAAAAGGACGTGATGGAATACTTCATGGATCACTATCAATTGTACTTCAAGATGAAGAAGGTCAAATACAGGATACCTCAAGTGTATCTGCAGGACTTGACTATCCAGGAGTAGGACCTGAACATGCATATCTTAAAACATCAGGACGTGCAAAATATGTACCTATAACAAATGATGAAGCACTAGATGCATTCCAACTATTATGTCAGACAGAAGGAATTATACCAGCACTTGAAAGTTCACATGCTGTAGCATATGCAGTAAAATATTCAAAAATGCCAGAAAATAAGGGTAAAACAATCATTGTAAACCTTTCAGGACGTGGAGATAAAGACATGTTTACAGTAGCAAAAGAATTAGGGGTGGAAATATGA
- a CDS encoding NAD(P)/FAD-dependent oxidoreductase encodes MVKIVIIGAGPAGRFASMYAAEAGADVTLIEKSHIAGKCLNQACMVVCAFNDVARHIQDSRNLNDLGIIKSDVEVDFEMITKQIKESQKKIRKISEQETTLCGVDYVRGVAEVDAENKVVIVNDDDEYEYDKLLICTGSNPHIPNIKGAENAFTYKDVLKLKEVPDDLVIIGGGSTAAEYANIFSTFGSNVNVLCRSQFLKMLNDSEAEEYIVSNLLKNTLIHENVEIKEITDSSVITNFGEIKGKCMLATGVVANSSIVDGIVELDENKNIIVDRYMQTSNEDIYAAGDVIGGILSTPVSRMESITAIRNILGEKVEPDYSMVPMTVSLGYDVSYLLGYDISDVGTKVKLPGSAGPGSFWNLLNGKTGYTKEIIDDDGKITDILSISPTSNVALPYMVKAIKDGIKADDFENFIEIHPTTDIIEKLAEYSKRYS; translated from the coding sequence ATGGTAAAAATTGTTATTATAGGAGCAGGACCTGCTGGACGATTTGCATCAATGTATGCAGCAGAAGCTGGTGCTGATGTTACTCTTATTGAAAAAAGTCATATTGCTGGTAAATGTTTAAATCAGGCATGTATGGTTGTATGTGCATTTAATGATGTTGCACGTCACATACAAGATAGTCGTAATCTTAATGATCTTGGAATTATTAAATCAGATGTTGAAGTTGACTTTGAAATGATTACAAAACAGATAAAAGAGTCACAAAAAAAGATTCGTAAAATTTCAGAACAAGAAACTACACTTTGTGGTGTTGACTATGTACGTGGTGTTGCAGAAGTTGATGCTGAAAATAAGGTTGTAATTGTAAATGATGATGATGAATATGAATATGATAAACTTCTAATTTGTACAGGATCAAATCCACATATTCCAAATATTAAGGGAGCTGAAAATGCCTTCACATATAAGGATGTTTTAAAACTTAAAGAAGTTCCTGATGACTTAGTTATTATTGGTGGTGGAAGTACTGCTGCTGAATATGCAAATATCTTCTCAACCTTTGGAAGTAATGTTAATGTATTATGTAGAAGTCAGTTCCTTAAAATGCTAAATGACTCTGAAGCTGAGGAATATATTGTATCTAACTTGCTTAAAAATACATTGATACATGAAAATGTAGAAATAAAAGAAATTACAGATAGCTCAGTTATTACAAACTTTGGAGAAATCAAAGGTAAATGTATGCTTGCAACAGGAGTAGTTGCAAACTCATCAATTGTAGATGGAATTGTAGAACTTGATGAAAATAAAAACATAATAGTCGACAGATACATGCAAACATCAAATGAAGACATCTATGCAGCAGGTGATGTAATAGGTGGAATACTATCAACACCAGTATCAAGAATGGAGTCAATAACAGCAATACGAAATATACTAGGTGAAAAAGTAGAACCAGACTATTCAATGGTACCTATGACAGTATCACTAGGATATGATGTAAGCTACCTGCTAGGATATGACATATCAGATGTAGGAACTAAAGTAAAACTTCCAGGATCAGCAGGACCAGGAAGCTTCTGGAATCTACTAAATGGAAAAACAGGATATACAAAAGAAATAATAGATGATGATGGAAAAATAACAGATATACTCTCAATAAGTCCAACATCAAACGTTGCACTACCATACATGGTAAAAGCAATAAAAGATGGAATAAAAGCAGATGACTTTGAAAACTTCATAGAAATCCATCCAACAACAGACATAATAGAAAAACTAGCAGAGTATTCAAAAAGATACTCCTAG
- the trpA gene encoding tryptophan synthase subunit alpha: MKSYSQLFKEAKENNEGVFIPFLVTGDPDYETSMEIAKILCDNGADALEIGFPYSDPVADGPSVQNADLRAFKSGMNVKKSLKFLEELREYTDKPFGLLMYYNLIYQYGIDEFYKKLSEIGVNAVLVADLPPEEADDVLNASEKYGIEQIFIVSQKTTNDRLKYITEIVGGFIYVASVMGTTGARSSVESNTTDLIRRIREHTDVPLCVGFGISKAEHIKEVLDSGADGAIIGSALINIIEENLENKDVMYSKISDYIYEMKQATKKDD, from the coding sequence ATGAAGAGTTATTCTCAACTATTTAAAGAAGCAAAAGAAAATAATGAAGGAGTATTTATACCATTTTTAGTAACAGGAGATCCTGACTATGAAACATCAATGGAAATTGCAAAAATACTATGTGATAATGGAGCAGATGCTCTTGAAATAGGATTTCCATACTCAGATCCTGTAGCAGATGGACCAAGTGTACAAAATGCTGATCTTCGTGCATTTAAAAGTGGAATGAATGTTAAAAAATCACTTAAATTCCTCGAAGAATTACGTGAATATACAGATAAACCATTTGGACTTCTAATGTATTACAATCTCATATATCAGTATGGTATTGATGAATTCTATAAAAAACTTAGTGAAATAGGAGTAAATGCTGTACTTGTTGCTGATCTTCCACCAGAAGAAGCAGATGATGTACTTAATGCATCAGAAAAATATGGAATTGAACAGATCTTTATTGTATCACAAAAAACAACAAATGACAGACTTAAATATATCACAGAAATTGTTGGAGGATTCATATATGTTGCATCTGTAATGGGAACAACAGGTGCACGTAGTAGTGTTGAAAGTAATACAACAGATCTTATACGTAGAATCCGTGAACATACAGATGTACCACTATGTGTTGGATTTGGAATTTCAAAAGCAGAACACATAAAAGAAGTACTAGATAGTGGAGCAGATGGTGCAATTATTGGAAGTGCACTTATTAACATAATTGAAGAAAATCTTGAAAATAAAGATGTAATGTATTCAAAAATTAGTGATTATATATATGAAATGAAACAAGCAACAAAAAAAGATGATTAA
- a CDS encoding cell wall biosynthesis protein: MEIYQMWIVAFILTLILTIVFTVLFSKIKGNLFEEIRGGIPKAVGIAPFIVMVLFFPAPYNYLIAIIGIAGFIDDLVGRRKLGSYMEVGQFFRGIGMLIVMIYGYYIMGPVAILVTLMVQILNIADMQPGTACMTVVIMSIISTIILAFLGSHAYYVPLLLLLICLGYMSQDYSGYIMLGEVGNHSFAVALGICFALVSAAVTKTVAPHAFYPVEFLIMLVLFLFTAILIAELREDTLKYYLENYLHIKDPTYGDYVMDVLTGGGLGDLIRMLVLDDAQYEIKNKTLISLGMRRLVYNPVRVKKKAKKVSLNKKDSLGYDEEGFL; the protein is encoded by the coding sequence ATGGAAATCTATCAAATGTGGATAGTTGCATTTATTCTCACATTAATCTTAACAATAGTATTTACAGTGCTATTTTCTAAGATTAAAGGAAATTTATTTGAAGAAATACGTGGTGGAATTCCAAAAGCTGTAGGTATTGCACCGTTTATTGTAATGGTATTGTTTTTCCCAGCACCATATAATTATCTTATAGCAATTATTGGTATTGCTGGATTTATAGATGATTTAGTTGGACGTAGAAAACTTGGATCATACATGGAGGTAGGTCAGTTCTTCCGTGGAATTGGTATGCTTATTGTTATGATCTATGGTTATTATATTATGGGTCCTGTTGCAATTCTTGTAACTTTAATGGTTCAAATATTAAATATTGCAGATATGCAGCCAGGTACAGCATGTATGACAGTTGTTATTATGTCTATTATTTCAACTATAATTCTTGCATTTTTGGGATCACATGCATATTATGTTCCATTACTTCTTCTATTAATTTGTCTTGGATATATGTCACAGGACTATTCTGGATATATTATGCTTGGAGAAGTTGGAAATCATTCATTTGCAGTAGCATTAGGTATCTGTTTTGCTTTAGTTTCAGCAGCAGTTACAAAAACAGTTGCACCTCATGCATTCTATCCTGTTGAATTCTTAATAATGCTTGTATTATTCTTATTTACAGCAATACTTATTGCAGAATTAAGAGAAGATACACTTAAGTATTATCTTGAAAACTATCTACACATAAAAGATCCTACATATGGTGATTATGTAATGGATGTTCTAACAGGTGGAGGTCTTGGTGATCTTATACGTATGTTAGTATTAGATGATGCACAGTATGAAATTAAAAATAAAACTCTTATTAGTCTTGGTATGAGACGTCTTGTCTATAATCCTGTGAGAGTTAAAAAGAAAGCTAAAAAGGTTTCACTTAACAAGAAGGATTCACTAGGATATGATGAGGAAGGATTTCTTTAA